The Spinacia oleracea cultivar Varoflay chromosome 2, BTI_SOV_V1, whole genome shotgun sequence DNA segment TTGATGATGATTTATGGATAATCGATACTGGGGAATCCAATCATGTTACTGGGAAAAGGGAGTGGTTGTTTGATACTCATGATTTTGAATGTCCAGTTCGCTTACCTAACGGCGAGATTTCAGTTGCAACGTTGCAAGGAAGTGTGCGGTTGTCGGACAAAATCACACTAACTCATGTTCTTTATGTCCCTCAATTTAGTTGCAATTTACCTTCTGTCTCGCAATTTAATGATTTTACAATGTATTGTCCAATTTGATTCTTATATGTGTGCTATACAGGACCGAACGAAGGAGGTGATTAGAACGAGAGTTAGGAGAGACAGACTTTATTACTTTGGCAAAACTGAGTCTGTGCAACATGTGTCTGTGGCTGAATCGGATTTAGAGTTGTGGCACAAACGGATGGGGCATCCTTCAGAGAAAGTGGTGAAGTTACTTCATCATCTTCGTAGCATTCAGGgtagtttaaacaaagcatgaGAGGTCTGCTTTCGTGCAAAACACCCTAGGGACCAATTTAATTTAAGTGAGAATAAGGCGACTCGAATTTTTGAGAAAATACATTGTGATTTATGGGGTTCTTACATACATGTTTCTTCTTGTGGGGCTCGTTATTTTTTGACAATTGTGGATGATTATTCTCGTGCTGTGTGGATTTATTTATTGATTGATAAAACAGAAGTTTTTCACATGTTCA contains these protein-coding regions:
- the LOC110800914 gene encoding uncharacterized protein isoform X3 → MGVYSDYYATLRTNILSQAAKGNRYSGAGHGRGNARANAAAAGSSVMGSSNSNDGCGSTLFSSEQWKVLAGLFGNAKVMDGRLNGKFDDDLWIIDTGESNHVTGKREWLFDTHDFECPVRLPNGEISVATLQGSVRLSDKITLTHVLYVPQFSCNLPSVSQFNDFTMYCPI